In one Curtobacterium citreum genomic region, the following are encoded:
- a CDS encoding YciI family protein, whose protein sequence is MQFLLNVIDDGQSQVAGRTASATQTESDAVDRFNATLGDAVVFAAGVSAPADATVVDGRGGQESHTSGPASNTPGYVAGFWVLELADAETALRTATEASAACNRRIELRPIL, encoded by the coding sequence GTGCAGTTCCTTCTCAACGTCATCGACGACGGACAGTCCCAGGTCGCCGGGCGCACCGCGTCCGCCACGCAGACCGAGTCCGACGCCGTCGACCGGTTCAACGCGACACTCGGCGACGCCGTGGTGTTCGCCGCCGGGGTGTCCGCGCCCGCGGACGCCACCGTCGTCGACGGCCGCGGCGGGCAGGAGTCGCACACGTCCGGTCCGGCGTCGAACACCCCCGGGTACGTCGCGGGCTTCTGGGTGCTGGAGCTGGCGGACGCCGAGACCGCGTTGCGCACCGCGACCGAGGCCTCCGCGGCGTGCAACCGACGGATCGAACTCCGACCGATCCTCTGA
- a CDS encoding sensor histidine kinase codes for MGRATTDWARLPVGPREHRQDALLAVVLAAGMVVTTTLYSASGFYEDDQAAWWVSGLMILANTVPIALRRRWPMTVAVWSALAFAATQLLHVPEVFLVNFTLFIALYTVGAWCSDRVRAEVVRWVVIVGMFVWLFLAISFGWAVPNALPNDRDAIIAPYVAYSLLNILINVIYFGGAWYAGNRAWASAVAKHELDERTAELAAERERTAAQAVTLERVRIARELHDVVAHHVSLMGVQAGAARRVVDRDPAQATASLGVVEDSARTAVEELRRMLGTLRADDTGRLSDRPDTAPSTAGLGRLPELVDAVRTAGHAADLVVVGDERPVPPTVGAVAFRIAQEAVTNVLKHAGPTARADVRLRYLDDGIEVEVADDGHGERAVRRATGSGLGHVGMRERVAAVGGRVEIGPRARGGYLVRAWLPTT; via the coding sequence ATGGGGCGGGCGACGACGGACTGGGCACGGCTGCCGGTCGGCCCGCGCGAGCACCGGCAGGACGCGCTGCTCGCGGTGGTCCTGGCCGCAGGGATGGTCGTGACGACGACGCTGTACAGCGCGTCCGGCTTCTACGAGGACGACCAGGCCGCGTGGTGGGTCTCCGGGCTGATGATCCTCGCCAACACGGTCCCGATCGCGTTGCGCCGCCGCTGGCCGATGACCGTCGCGGTCTGGTCGGCCCTGGCGTTCGCCGCGACGCAGCTGCTCCACGTGCCCGAGGTCTTCCTCGTCAACTTCACGCTGTTCATCGCGCTGTACACGGTCGGGGCGTGGTGCTCGGACCGGGTGCGGGCCGAGGTCGTGCGGTGGGTCGTCATCGTCGGCATGTTCGTGTGGTTGTTCCTCGCGATCTCGTTCGGGTGGGCGGTCCCGAACGCGCTGCCGAACGACCGGGACGCGATCATCGCGCCCTACGTGGCGTACTCGCTGCTCAACATCCTGATCAACGTCATCTACTTCGGTGGCGCCTGGTACGCCGGCAACCGGGCCTGGGCATCGGCCGTCGCGAAGCACGAGCTCGACGAGCGCACGGCGGAGCTCGCGGCCGAGCGGGAGCGGACGGCGGCGCAGGCGGTCACGCTGGAGCGCGTCCGGATCGCCCGCGAACTGCACGACGTCGTCGCCCACCACGTCTCGCTCATGGGCGTGCAGGCGGGTGCGGCACGGCGCGTGGTCGACCGCGACCCGGCCCAGGCGACGGCGTCGCTCGGGGTCGTCGAGGACAGCGCGCGCACGGCGGTCGAGGAACTCCGTCGGATGCTCGGGACCCTGCGCGCCGACGACACCGGCCGACTGTCGGACCGACCGGACACCGCACCGAGCACCGCCGGACTCGGACGACTGCCCGAGCTGGTCGACGCGGTCCGGACGGCCGGTCACGCCGCGGACCTGGTCGTGGTCGGCGACGAACGTCCCGTCCCGCCGACCGTGGGCGCCGTCGCCTTCCGCATCGCCCAGGAGGCCGTGACGAACGTCCTCAAGCACGCGGGTCCGACGGCACGTGCGGACGTGCGGCTCCGGTACCTCGACGACGGCATCGAGGTCGAGGTGGCCGACGACGGACACGGCGAGCGCGCGGTCCGCCGGGCGACGGGGAGCGGCCTGGGGCACGTCGGGATGCGCGAGCGCGTCGCGGCGGTCGGCGGCCGCGTGGAGATCGGGCCGCGGGCTCGGGGAGGGTACCTGGTGCGGGCATGGCTACCGACGACCTGA
- a CDS encoding response regulator, which produces MATDDLTIVLADDQDLVRAGFRVILESEPGFRVVGEAPDGAAAVDAVLALRPDVVCLDVQMPGVDGLEAARRIAALPDPPAVLVLTTFDDDGALFAALEAGASGFLLKNASPERLIDAVRTVAAGDALLDPDVTRRVISRATATTAAAAHAPDPVRTPATGTRSDRATDTGAAAIAAVGLTERETEVLRLLARGLSNAEIARTLYVGEATVKTHVSNVLQKTGVRDRIQAVVWAFERGITASS; this is translated from the coding sequence ATGGCTACCGACGACCTGACGATCGTGCTCGCGGACGACCAGGACCTGGTCCGCGCGGGCTTCCGCGTCATCCTGGAGTCCGAGCCGGGCTTCCGCGTGGTCGGCGAGGCCCCGGACGGAGCGGCCGCGGTCGACGCCGTCCTCGCGCTGCGTCCGGACGTCGTCTGCCTGGACGTGCAGATGCCGGGCGTCGACGGGCTCGAGGCGGCCCGGCGGATCGCCGCGCTCCCGGACCCGCCGGCCGTCCTCGTCCTGACCACCTTCGACGACGACGGGGCGCTGTTCGCGGCGCTCGAGGCCGGGGCGAGCGGGTTCCTGCTCAAGAACGCCTCCCCCGAGCGGCTGATCGACGCGGTCCGCACGGTGGCGGCCGGGGACGCGCTCCTCGACCCCGACGTCACGCGCCGGGTGATCAGCCGGGCAACCGCGACGACCGCGGCTGCCGCGCACGCCCCCGACCCAGTACGAACGCCGGCCACCGGCACCAGAAGCGACCGCGCGACCGACACCGGCGCCGCCGCGATCGCCGCGGTCGGCCTGACCGAGCGCGAGACCGAGGTGCTGCGCCTGCTCGCCCGTGGCCTGAGCAACGCCGAGATCGCCCGGACGCTCTACGTCGGCGAGGCCACCGTGAAGACCCACGTGTCGAACGTGCTCCAGAAGACCGGCGTCCGCGACCGGATCCAGGCGGTCGTGTGGGCGTTCGAGCGCGGCATCACCGCCTCGAGCTGA
- a CDS encoding ABC transporter ATP-binding protein, whose protein sequence is MLTIAGVTKHFGDRRVLHDVGFTVGSGRLTGFVGGNGAGKTTTMRILLGVLQADAGTVSIDGTTVGPADRRRFGYMPEERGLYPKMPVAEQVTYLARLHGVDKRTAAERTAALLERLDLTQHADDAVEKLSLGNQQRVQVAAALAHDPEVLVLDEPFSGLDPMAVDTVLGVLRETAARGVPVLFSSHQLDVVERLCDDVVVIADGTIRAAGPQEDLRRAAGPAAWELLVDGDLAWLRTEPGVTVREFDGGYAVFEADDATAQAVLQRAVQHGTVGSFAPRVPRLSEVFREVVR, encoded by the coding sequence ATGCTCACCATCGCAGGCGTCACGAAGCACTTCGGCGACCGCCGGGTACTCCACGACGTGGGGTTCACGGTCGGCAGCGGCCGACTGACGGGGTTCGTCGGCGGCAACGGCGCCGGCAAGACGACCACCATGCGGATCCTGCTCGGCGTGCTCCAGGCGGACGCCGGCACGGTGTCGATCGACGGCACGACCGTCGGTCCGGCCGACCGGCGCCGCTTCGGGTACATGCCCGAGGAACGCGGGCTCTACCCGAAGATGCCGGTGGCCGAGCAGGTCACGTACCTGGCGCGGCTGCACGGGGTCGACAAGCGCACCGCGGCGGAGCGCACGGCCGCGCTGCTCGAGCGGCTCGACCTGACCCAGCACGCCGACGACGCCGTCGAGAAGCTCTCGCTCGGCAACCAGCAGCGGGTCCAGGTCGCCGCGGCGCTCGCGCACGACCCGGAGGTCCTCGTGCTCGACGAGCCGTTCTCCGGCCTCGACCCGATGGCCGTCGACACCGTCCTCGGGGTGCTCCGCGAGACCGCTGCCCGCGGCGTGCCGGTGCTGTTCTCGAGCCACCAGCTCGACGTCGTCGAGCGCCTGTGCGACGACGTCGTCGTGATCGCCGACGGTACCATCCGCGCCGCAGGACCGCAGGAGGACCTGCGCCGTGCGGCCGGCCCGGCGGCGTGGGAGCTCCTGGTCGACGGGGACCTGGCGTGGCTCCGCACCGAGCCCGGCGTCACGGTCCGCGAGTTCGACGGCGGCTACGCCGTGTTCGAGGCCGACGACGCCACCGCGCAGGCCGTGCTCCAGCGGGCCGTGCAGCACGGCACCGTCGGGTCGTTCGCGCCGCGGGTCCCCCGTCTCAGCGAGGTCTTCCGCGAGGTGGTCCGGTGA
- a CDS encoding ABC transporter permease, with amino-acid sequence MNGSFLGAVQLVTVREIQARIRSKAFIVSAAILLVAVVASIVIGGVVGKATADDTTPVAVVDGVSLQSTAGLDVTPTSSVAQAERLVRSGDVDAAIVPADDALGYSVVALDDAPTGVVTALSETPRVELLDPAALPAGLVSLIGIMFGVVFFASAVTFGSSIAQSVVEEKSTRVVEILMAAIPARALLAGKVLGNSVMALAQIVAVAIAAAVALAVTGQDNMFSMLGPSVLWFVAFFAVGFVLIAAMFAATAVLVSRQEDVGSVTMPVMMLVMIPYILIVVAADDPTVVGIMSYVPFSAPIGMPMRIFLGTAEWWEPVLSLLVVAVSVVVVVLVGARVYENALLRTGGRVKLTEALRG; translated from the coding sequence GTGAACGGCTCCTTCCTCGGCGCGGTGCAGCTCGTCACCGTCCGCGAGATCCAGGCACGCATCCGCAGCAAGGCGTTCATCGTCTCCGCCGCGATCCTGCTCGTGGCGGTCGTCGCCTCGATCGTGATCGGCGGCGTCGTCGGCAAGGCCACCGCCGACGACACCACCCCGGTCGCCGTGGTCGACGGCGTCTCGCTGCAGTCCACGGCGGGCCTCGACGTCACGCCGACCAGCTCCGTCGCCCAGGCCGAGCGGCTGGTGCGCAGCGGCGATGTCGACGCGGCGATCGTGCCCGCGGACGACGCGCTCGGCTACTCGGTGGTCGCCCTCGACGACGCCCCGACCGGTGTCGTGACCGCGCTGAGCGAGACGCCGCGGGTGGAGCTGCTCGACCCGGCCGCACTGCCCGCCGGGCTCGTCTCGCTCATCGGGATCATGTTCGGCGTGGTGTTCTTCGCCTCGGCGGTGACGTTCGGCTCGTCGATCGCGCAGAGCGTGGTCGAGGAGAAGTCGACCCGCGTGGTCGAGATCCTGATGGCGGCGATCCCGGCGCGGGCGCTGCTGGCCGGCAAGGTGCTCGGCAACAGCGTGATGGCCCTCGCGCAGATCGTCGCGGTGGCGATCGCCGCCGCCGTCGCCCTCGCGGTCACCGGCCAGGACAACATGTTCTCGATGCTCGGACCGAGCGTGCTGTGGTTCGTCGCCTTCTTCGCGGTCGGCTTCGTGCTCATCGCCGCGATGTTCGCCGCCACGGCCGTGCTGGTCTCGCGCCAGGAGGACGTCGGCAGCGTCACCATGCCGGTGATGATGCTCGTGATGATCCCGTACATCCTGATCGTGGTGGCCGCGGACGACCCCACCGTCGTCGGGATCATGTCCTACGTGCCGTTCAGCGCGCCGATCGGCATGCCCATGCGGATCTTCCTCGGGACGGCCGAGTGGTGGGAGCCGGTCCTGTCGCTGCTCGTGGTCGCCGTCTCGGTGGTGGTGGTCGTCCTCGTGGGGGCCCGCGTCTACGAGAACGCGCTGCTCCGGACGGGCGGTCGCGTGAAGCTCACGGAGGCGCTGCGCGGCTGA
- a CDS encoding YeiH family protein produces the protein MPSRQTVAAALPGLAAALVIGIVATLVGRLVPVVGGPVPAVVLGALVGAVLRRRRGAGDLGPVQPGVKFASSRVLQAAVVLLGAQLSIGEVVRIGGETLPVMLTTLVVCLVAAWGLGRLIRVSSALRTLIGVGTGICGASAIAAVTPVIGAASAEVAYAVSTIFLCNIAAVFVFPVVGHALGLSQHAFGVFAGTAVNDTSSVVATATIYGRQATDTAVVVKLVRTLMIIPIVVGLAGLEARRTARTDLAPASGPGRAGGVRVLRLVPWFLVGFLVVVLLRTVGVLPSAAAPGFSTVATFLITVALGAIGVSTDFGALRRAGFRPMLLGIALWVLVAGTSLGVQAVLGQL, from the coding sequence ATGCCCTCCCGTCAGACGGTCGCCGCCGCCCTGCCCGGCCTCGCCGCCGCCCTGGTGATCGGCATCGTCGCGACCCTGGTCGGCCGGCTCGTCCCGGTCGTCGGCGGTCCGGTCCCCGCGGTCGTCCTCGGCGCGCTGGTCGGTGCCGTCCTGCGACGGCGACGCGGTGCGGGTGACCTCGGCCCCGTGCAGCCCGGCGTCAAGTTCGCCTCGAGCCGGGTCCTGCAGGCCGCCGTCGTCCTGCTCGGCGCGCAGCTCTCGATCGGCGAGGTCGTCCGCATCGGCGGCGAGACCCTTCCCGTGATGCTCACCACCCTCGTCGTGTGCCTGGTGGCCGCGTGGGGTCTGGGTCGGTTGATCCGGGTCTCGAGCGCGCTCCGCACACTCATCGGCGTCGGGACCGGCATCTGCGGCGCCTCGGCGATCGCCGCCGTCACCCCCGTCATCGGTGCCGCCAGCGCCGAGGTCGCCTACGCCGTCTCGACGATCTTCCTCTGCAACATCGCGGCCGTCTTCGTCTTCCCCGTCGTCGGGCACGCCCTCGGACTCTCGCAGCACGCGTTCGGCGTCTTCGCCGGGACCGCGGTGAACGACACGTCCTCGGTCGTCGCGACCGCGACGATCTACGGTCGCCAGGCGACCGACACGGCGGTCGTCGTGAAGCTGGTCCGGACGCTCATGATCATCCCGATCGTGGTCGGGCTGGCCGGCCTGGAGGCACGCCGCACCGCCCGCACCGACCTCGCCCCCGCCTCGGGGCCGGGCCGGGCCGGGGGCGTCCGCGTGCTGCGGCTGGTGCCGTGGTTCCTGGTCGGGTTCCTCGTGGTCGTGCTCCTGCGCACCGTCGGGGTGCTCCCGTCGGCGGCCGCCCCGGGGTTCAGCACCGTCGCGACGTTCCTCATCACGGTGGCGCTCGGCGCGATCGGGGTCTCGACGGACTTCGGCGCACTGCGTCGCGCCGGGTTCCGGCCGATGCTGCTCGGGATCGCGCTCTGGGTGCTCGTCGCGGGGACGAGCCTGGGGGTGCAGGCGGTCCTCGGCCAGCTCTGA
- a CDS encoding LppP/LprE family lipoprotein codes for MRHTSTTRTAGGLLLAATTIALLAGCSGGGTPTQTATRTVTATPSSSASATPVDGTAATPSATATCGPSDGAAAAAGPIADLALPAGLESARWDASRADTSQYDGCAALSAVTVSVADATASSPVAVLLFHDGTYLGTATKLQYPFVPDVSRPSADAVRVVYHFPQGQDSNADPTGRATATYTWDAAAGRVVMTGDVPPTP; via the coding sequence ATGCGCCACACCAGCACCACCCGTACCGCCGGAGGGCTCCTGCTCGCCGCGACCACGATCGCGCTCCTCGCCGGGTGCTCCGGCGGCGGGACGCCGACGCAGACCGCCACCCGGACGGTGACGGCGACGCCCTCGTCCTCGGCGTCCGCGACACCGGTCGACGGCACGGCAGCGACGCCCTCGGCGACCGCGACGTGCGGACCGTCGGACGGTGCCGCGGCGGCCGCGGGCCCGATCGCCGACCTGGCGCTGCCCGCGGGTCTGGAGTCGGCCCGGTGGGACGCGTCCCGTGCCGACACGTCGCAGTACGACGGGTGCGCGGCGCTCTCGGCCGTCACGGTCTCGGTGGCGGACGCGACCGCGAGCTCGCCCGTGGCCGTGCTGCTCTTCCACGACGGCACGTACCTCGGCACCGCGACGAAGCTGCAGTACCCGTTCGTCCCCGACGTCAGCCGCCCGTCGGCCGACGCCGTCCGGGTCGTCTACCACTTCCCGCAGGGGCAGGACAGCAACGCGGACCCGACCGGCCGCGCGACGGCGACCTACACGTGGGACGCTGCGGCGGGCCGGGTGGTCATGACGGGCGACGTGCCCCCGACACCCTGA